In Bacteroidetes bacterium GWF2_43_63, the following proteins share a genomic window:
- a CDS encoding cell division protein DedD gives MNEVKAREEAASAGIPYSRPSWDEYFMEVSNTVAKRATCDRGRSGCVIVRDKRILVTGYVGSPIGLSHCDEVGHLFKKMIHEDGRTTTHCVRTVHAEQNAITQAARYGISLDNATLYCKMTPCRTCAMLIINCGIKRVVCEFRYHDGKESESMFAEAGVKIEYFNDEVLSYENQ, from the coding sequence ATGAACGAGGTAAAAGCGCGAGAAGAAGCCGCTTCGGCCGGGATTCCGTACAGCCGCCCTTCGTGGGATGAATATTTCATGGAAGTCTCCAACACCGTTGCCAAGCGCGCTACCTGCGACCGCGGCCGTTCGGGCTGTGTGATTGTGCGCGACAAACGAATTCTGGTCACCGGCTATGTGGGTTCGCCCATCGGGTTGTCGCACTGCGACGAGGTCGGACATCTGTTCAAAAAAATGATACACGAGGACGGCCGCACCACCACACACTGTGTGCGCACCGTTCATGCCGAGCAAAATGCGATTACACAGGCCGCACGCTACGGAATATCGCTCGACAACGCAACTTTATATTGCAAAATGACACCCTGCCGAACCTGCGCCATGCTGATCATCAATTGTGGCATCAAGCGCGTGGTGTGCGAGTTCCGCTATCACGACGGAAAAGAAAGCGAGTCTATGTTTGCCGAAGCCGGCGTAAAGATTGAGTATTTCAATGATGAAGTTTTGAGCTACGAGAATCAGTAA
- a CDS encoding K+/H+ antiporter: MTLTIENIMLIGSLLLFASIIIARNSARFGLPMLVFFLAVGMLAGSEGLGGIQFNDPQIAQFIGVISLCVILFSSGLETDWARVQPIVGRGIMLSTFGVILTATFIGLFVWQMTDFTIFEGLLLGAIVSSTDAAAVFSILREKNLALKSGLRPTLELESGSNDPMAFVLVIGLLELVVNSATGVTDVLQSFVAHMAVGAAAGFGFGFVGKEIINRIKLTFEGLYPILMLSLVYITFYATDLIEGNGFLAVYICGVYLGNQKLMHKRTILKMFDATAWLMQIILFLTLGLLVYPSHIIPFLGIGLAISAFLILVARPVAVLISLLPFKFPTREKLFISWVGLRGAVPIVFATYPLLAGIDKAGVIFNVVFFISLSSVLVQGTTLHVIARWLKVTVPRSMRQQTAIDRILDDEDKSALEEIIIPEGGYAIGKRIVDLRFPATSIIAMIRRGDRFVTPKGSTVIEACDVLMILSEDKKDLPVVYRSLKLKDANSTETQLNTPFRKQALRLRSLFRKRG, encoded by the coding sequence ATGACTCTGACCATCGAAAATATAATGCTGATCGGCTCGTTGCTCCTTTTCGCGAGTATCATCATTGCACGCAATTCTGCTCGTTTCGGTCTGCCCATGCTTGTTTTTTTTCTGGCGGTTGGAATGCTTGCCGGCAGTGAGGGGCTTGGAGGAATCCAGTTTAATGATCCCCAGATTGCACAATTTATTGGAGTTATCAGTCTTTGTGTTATACTGTTTTCATCGGGACTTGAAACTGATTGGGCGCGGGTGCAACCCATTGTGGGCCGCGGGATAATGCTATCCACTTTCGGCGTTATTCTGACGGCAACTTTCATTGGCTTGTTTGTATGGCAGATGACCGATTTCACTATTTTTGAAGGATTACTGCTTGGGGCAATTGTTTCATCGACCGATGCGGCTGCCGTGTTTTCAATTTTGCGCGAAAAAAATCTCGCATTGAAATCAGGATTGAGACCTACGCTGGAGCTCGAAAGTGGCAGCAATGATCCGATGGCTTTTGTTTTGGTTATCGGTTTACTCGAATTGGTGGTTAACAGTGCGACCGGAGTAACCGATGTCCTGCAATCGTTTGTTGCACATATGGCTGTTGGTGCGGCTGCCGGATTTGGATTCGGATTTGTTGGCAAAGAAATTATTAATCGCATCAAACTTACGTTTGAAGGACTTTATCCGATTTTGATGCTGTCGCTTGTTTACATCACATTTTATGCAACGGATCTGATCGAAGGCAATGGATTTCTGGCGGTTTATATTTGTGGCGTATATCTTGGAAATCAAAAGCTGATGCATAAGCGCACCATTCTGAAAATGTTTGATGCAACCGCCTGGCTTATGCAGATTATTCTTTTTTTGACATTGGGTCTCCTTGTTTATCCGTCGCATATCATCCCGTTTTTAGGTATAGGTTTGGCCATTTCTGCTTTTTTAATTTTGGTTGCCAGACCGGTTGCTGTGTTGATAAGTCTTTTACCATTCAAATTTCCGACACGCGAAAAATTATTCATTTCCTGGGTAGGATTACGCGGTGCAGTACCAATTGTCTTTGCTACTTACCCGTTGCTTGCCGGAATCGATAAAGCCGGTGTTATTTTCAATGTGGTATTTTTTATTTCCCTGAGTTCGGTATTGGTTCAGGGAACAACATTGCATGTTATTGCGCGATGGCTGAAAGTGACTGTCCCTCGGTCAATGCGGCAACAGACGGCCATAGACCGGATACTCGATGACGAAGATAAATCTGCGCTTGAAGAAATTATTATCCCTGAGGGCGGCTATGCCATTGGGAAACGCATTGTCGACCTGCGCTTTCCGGCAACATCAATCATTGCTATGATTCGGCGCGGTGACCGATTCGTGACTCCTAAAGGTTCAACCGTAATCGAAGCTTGCGATGTGCTGATGATATTGTCCGAAGATAAAAAAGATTTACCTGTTGTTTACCGAAGTCTGAAACTTAAGGATGCTAATTCAACAGAAACGCAATTAAATACGCCGTTCCGTAAACAAGCGCTGCGACTCCGTTCATTGTTCCGAAAGCGAGGTTGA
- a CDS encoding apolipoprotein N-acyltransferase has product MPDLKKKHLILLSLLSALLLGLAWPLRGFPFLIFIALIPLLMVVEQIRQNPGRFRLMATFRYSYITFLFWNAATTYWIWNSTEIGALFAIFVNSLLMALVVQLSAFIRHNLKNNIVGIAILPVLWIAFEFLHQDWDLSWTWLTFGNVFASRVSWVQWYEFTGVHGGSLWIWVINILLFQLIAPFLSKKKMCVFGRNFLIAALFLTFALPSTWSLWRYYSYEEKQNPVDIVLLQPNLNPYTEEYTLKVHEVMDRLFTTQTKSIVDSTVDFIVAPESVLQEGMFEDEFQYSLSVRKIKEFLVEFAPQSQFVSGAGTFRMLKPNEPITAAARRYNSHSYYEAFNTAMFLDSLGIPVVYHKSKLVAGVEQMPFVHLIKPIEKLAIDLGGTVGTLGKSKDRTVYTKGKVPVSAVICYESVYGEFVTEFVANGAQIIFVITNDGWWKNTGGHRQHFVYSRLRAVETRRSVARAANTGISCFINQRGDVIQQTQYWTRDVIRNKINANDVITFYVRHGDYIGRAMTVVSGILMLIALLLYAANRIGHRKTHLKG; this is encoded by the coding sequence ATGCCGGATCTGAAGAAAAAACACCTGATTCTTTTAAGTCTTTTGTCTGCCCTTCTGCTGGGTCTTGCATGGCCACTCCGGGGATTTCCGTTTCTGATTTTCATTGCACTGATTCCTCTGCTGATGGTTGTTGAACAGATCCGGCAGAACCCCGGCCGTTTTCGATTGATGGCCACTTTTCGCTACAGTTACATCACTTTTCTTTTCTGGAATGCAGCCACCACCTATTGGATCTGGAACTCAACCGAGATCGGCGCCTTGTTTGCCATTTTCGTAAACAGTCTTCTGATGGCTCTTGTAGTGCAGCTTTCAGCTTTCATCCGACATAATCTGAAAAACAATATTGTTGGAATTGCTATCCTGCCTGTTCTCTGGATTGCTTTTGAATTTCTGCATCAGGACTGGGATCTGTCGTGGACATGGCTCACTTTCGGAAATGTTTTCGCTTCGCGCGTTTCGTGGGTCCAATGGTATGAATTTACCGGGGTTCACGGAGGTTCGCTCTGGATCTGGGTTATAAATATATTGCTGTTTCAGCTCATTGCCCCATTTCTATCCAAAAAGAAAATGTGTGTCTTCGGACGAAACTTTCTCATTGCTGCATTATTTCTGACTTTCGCGCTGCCCTCCACATGGTCGCTCTGGCGTTACTATTCTTATGAAGAGAAGCAAAACCCTGTGGACATTGTGTTGCTACAGCCCAACCTGAATCCATATACCGAAGAATACACGCTGAAAGTGCACGAGGTGATGGACCGGCTGTTTACAACACAAACAAAAAGCATTGTTGACTCAACGGTTGATTTCATCGTAGCTCCAGAAAGCGTATTGCAGGAAGGCATGTTTGAAGATGAATTTCAATATTCACTCAGCGTTAGAAAAATCAAGGAATTTCTTGTAGAATTTGCACCCCAATCGCAATTTGTTTCAGGTGCCGGAACATTCAGAATGCTAAAGCCAAATGAACCCATAACTGCTGCCGCAAGACGCTACAACAGCCATTCGTACTACGAAGCATTTAATACAGCTATGTTCTTGGATTCGCTTGGAATTCCTGTTGTCTATCACAAAAGTAAGCTTGTAGCCGGTGTCGAACAAATGCCTTTTGTTCATCTCATAAAGCCCATTGAGAAACTGGCCATCGATCTGGGCGGAACCGTCGGGACCCTTGGTAAAAGCAAAGACAGAACGGTATATACTAAAGGAAAAGTTCCTGTTAGCGCAGTCATTTGTTATGAAAGTGTGTATGGAGAATTCGTTACGGAATTTGTAGCCAACGGCGCTCAGATCATATTCGTAATTACAAATGATGGCTGGTGGAAAAACACAGGCGGACACCGTCAGCACTTCGTATATTCACGACTCCGGGCTGTTGAAACGCGGCGCTCAGTGGCACGCGCAGCCAACACGGGAATTTCATGTTTCATCAATCAGCGCGGCGATGTAATTCAGCAAACTCAATACTGGACCAGAGATGTCATCAGAAATAAAATCAACGCCAACGATGTCATCACTTTCTACGTTCGTCATGGCGATTACATTGGCCGTGCAATGACCGTGGTTTCAGGAATTTTGATGTTGATTGCATTGTTGCTGTATGCAGCAAATCGAATTGGACACAGAAAAACGCACCTGAAAGGATGA
- a CDS encoding lysine--tRNA ligase has translation MSELSEQEVLRREALTQLHELGIEPYPAALYPVTAYSGEILNEFKSNPEKFKEISIAGRIMTRRIMGAASFAEIQDAQGRIQVYFKRDDLCPGEDKTLYNTVFKKLFDIGDIIGVKGFGFITQTGEISVHAQSFTLLAKSVKPLPIVKEKDDKVYDAFTDPEQRYRNRSLDLIVNPQVRETFIKRSMLTNSMREFLTTKGYLEVETPILQPIYGGAAARPFTTFHNTHQQTLYLRIADELYLKRLIVGGFDGVFEFAKDFRNEGMDRFHNPEFTQMELYVAYKDYNWMAELVEEMVEKIAIDLTGSTIVKVGENEINFQRPWKRLTMFEAIHEYTGIDISEMDEVALRETAAKLNIQTDPSMGKGKLIDEIFGETCEGKLMQPTFIMDYPVEMSPLAKKHRSKPGLVERFEAIVNGKEICNAYSELNDPIDQRKRFEDQLELGKRGDEEAMMLDEDFLSAIELGMPPTAGLGIGIDRLTMIMTNSPSIQDVLFFPQMRPEKKKEAITPEQLVEAGVHADWAPVLMKMNINSLDDLKSANPNKMFNDLGGMRKKLKLEIAMPTLEDVKRWCE, from the coding sequence ATGTCCGAATTATCCGAACAGGAAGTCCTGCGGCGCGAAGCGCTGACCCAGCTGCATGAACTTGGCATTGAGCCTTATCCTGCCGCATTGTATCCCGTTACCGCTTACTCCGGTGAAATATTGAACGAATTTAAATCGAATCCTGAAAAATTTAAGGAAATTTCAATAGCTGGCCGCATCATGACACGTAGAATCATGGGCGCTGCTTCGTTTGCAGAAATACAAGACGCACAGGGCCGTATTCAGGTCTATTTCAAACGCGACGATCTTTGCCCGGGCGAGGACAAGACTTTGTACAATACTGTATTTAAAAAACTTTTCGATATTGGCGATATCATAGGCGTGAAGGGATTTGGATTCATCACTCAGACTGGTGAAATTTCTGTGCATGCGCAGTCTTTCACTTTGTTGGCCAAATCGGTAAAACCACTTCCGATTGTAAAGGAAAAAGATGACAAAGTGTACGACGCTTTTACCGATCCCGAACAGCGCTACCGCAATCGCTCGCTCGATTTGATCGTCAATCCGCAGGTGCGCGAAACTTTTATCAAGCGATCAATGCTCACCAATTCGATGCGCGAATTTCTGACGACAAAAGGATATCTTGAAGTTGAAACTCCAATTCTGCAGCCCATTTACGGAGGCGCGGCTGCACGGCCTTTCACGACTTTTCATAATACACACCAGCAGACTCTTTATCTTCGGATTGCCGATGAACTTTATCTGAAACGTCTCATTGTTGGCGGCTTCGACGGTGTTTTTGAATTTGCAAAAGACTTCCGCAACGAAGGGATGGATCGTTTCCATAATCCTGAGTTCACGCAGATGGAGCTCTATGTGGCTTATAAAGATTACAACTGGATGGCCGAACTTGTTGAAGAAATGGTGGAGAAAATTGCTATAGACCTCACTGGATCTACCATTGTGAAAGTTGGTGAAAACGAAATCAATTTTCAGCGTCCCTGGAAACGGCTCACTATGTTCGAAGCCATTCATGAATATACGGGCATCGACATTTCGGAAATGGATGAAGTTGCTTTGCGTGAAACCGCTGCCAAACTGAATATTCAGACCGACCCTTCCATGGGAAAAGGGAAACTGATAGATGAAATATTTGGAGAAACCTGCGAGGGAAAGCTCATGCAGCCGACTTTCATTATGGATTATCCGGTTGAAATGTCACCACTTGCAAAGAAACACCGCAGCAAACCGGGACTGGTTGAGCGCTTCGAAGCAATCGTGAACGGTAAAGAAATCTGTAATGCCTATAGCGAATTGAACGATCCGATTGATCAGCGCAAACGTTTCGAAGATCAGCTTGAACTCGGAAAGCGCGGCGATGAAGAAGCCATGATGCTGGATGAAGATTTTCTGAGCGCCATCGAGCTGGGTATGCCGCCCACAGCAGGTCTTGGAATTGGCATTGACCGATTGACTATGATCATGACAAACAGTCCTTCGATTCAGGATGTATTGTTCTTCCCGCAAATGCGCCCGGAAAAAAAGAAAGAAGCCATTACGCCGGAACAGCTCGTCGAAGCTGGTGTTCATGCAGATTGGGCGCCGGTGCTAATGAAAATGAACATCAACTCACTTGATGATTTGAAGAGTGCAAACCCGAACAAGATGTTCAACGATCTGGGTGGAATGCGCAAGAAACTGAAACTGGAAATTGCCATGCCTACGCTGGAAGATGTGAAGCGTTGGTGCGAATAG